The genomic interval ACCTACAATTTCGTCAACCGCCCCGGTGGACTCCGGCTGGCCGTCTCGCTGGACGACGCGCCGCCACAGCTCGTCGAGGTACACGCCGCCGACACGATCCCCGACTGGCGCTACGGCCGCGTGTGGATGGACGCCGTCGCCCGCAACGTGCGCATCGTCACGTCCGTGCACGAAATCACCCGACCCGGCCCCCACACGCTCAAGCTCTGGGCGGTGGACGGCGGCGTCGTGGTGGAACGGATCGTCATCGACACGGGCGGGCTGCGCCCGAGCTATCTGGGACCGCCCGAAAGTCCCTTCGTGCGCAATCGCCGCACCCACTGGCCTCCGGAACCCGAAGCGGGTTCGGCCCACGCCGCCAGAGCTACCCGATAGTCATCGGAGCGTGTGGGCAGGCGGTGATCCTATAGGATCGCTGATTTACCGGTGTATGAGGGTGACACATCCCTGGGTGCCGGACATAATCCGGCGGGTATGACCGGGCAGACACAGGGGGTCGCCCCTACAGGATGGGGAAAACGTCAGGGATCTGGCAGGGGCGTACCGCCGTGTGCGCCCGTGCTTTCTCACCTCCTTTCTTGTTCACATTGCTACATTCCGGAATTGTTACAAACCGGTAACGCCCCGAAAGGCAAGGCCCATCTCTTGACTGAGCGATGGAAAATTTTTAATTAACCGGAAGTGAAGTTGTGGTGAATAGCAGTGGTTGTGGCCTTTTGGAAGCGCTTTTAATCGGGCGAATAAAAAAAGAGGGCGTCATGCGGCACACGATTCAGGTCACGGTCAACGGGCAGACGCACCGGGTGGAGGTCGAGCCCCGCCTGCTGCTGGTCGAACTGATCCGCGACGTACTGGGGCTGACGGGCACGCACGTCGGCTGCGACACGAGCCAGTGCGGCGCCTGCACGGTGCACGTCAACGGCGAGGCCGTCAAGTCCTGCACCATGTTCGCCGTGCAGGCCGACGGCTGCGAGATCACCACGATCGAGGGACTGGCTCGAGATGGCGCGTTGCATCCGCTGCAGGAGGGCTTCTGGCAGGAGCACGGCCTGCAGTGCGGTTTCTGCACGCCGGGCATCATCATGGCGGCGGCCGACCTGCTGCGGCGCAACCCGGATCCGTCGGAGGAAGAAATCCGGCACGCGCTGGAAGGGAATTTCTGCCGGTGCACGGGCTACCACAACATTGTGCGGGCCATTCAGTACGCGGCCGCCCGCATGCGCGGCGAGGCCGTCGTCCCGCGGGGCGAAGCCGCGTCCACGGGGGCATCCTGATCGGCGCATATCCACGAACCGGAAAACCTGTCTGGAGCCATGGAAGCCAGAGGCTATATCGGCGCGCCCATTCGCCGGGTCGA from Rhodothermus marinus carries:
- a CDS encoding (2Fe-2S)-binding protein, which codes for MRHTIQVTVNGQTHRVEVEPRLLLVELIRDVLGLTGTHVGCDTSQCGACTVHVNGEAVKSCTMFAVQADGCEITTIEGLARDGALHPLQEGFWQEHGLQCGFCTPGIIMAAADLLRRNPDPSEEEIRHALEGNFCRCTGYHNIVRAIQYAAARMRGEAVVPRGEAASTGAS